One window from the genome of Elaeis guineensis isolate ETL-2024a chromosome 5, EG11, whole genome shotgun sequence encodes:
- the LOC105033349 gene encoding p-coumarate 3-hydroxylase: protein MHPASNIDYSKHNARRDRLTKIIMEEHTKARKKSGAKQHFVDALLTLKDQYDLSEDTIIGLLWDMITAGMDTTVITTEWAMAELVRNPRVQGKVQEEMDRVIGERIITEADFANLPYLQCVVKESLRLHPPTPLMLPHKATANVKIGGYDIPKGSNVHVNVWAIARDPQIWKDPMEYRPERFAEENIDIKGSDFRVLPFGAGRRVCPGAQLGINLVASMLGHLLHHFKWTLPEGVKPEDVDMSENPGMVTFMHTPLQAIATPRLPSQLYKHVPVDM, encoded by the exons ATGCACCCAGCCAG CAATATTGATTACTCCAAGCACAATGCTCGAAGGGATCGACTTACAAAAATCATCATGGAAGAACACACAAAAGCACGCAAAAAAAGTGGTGCAAAGCAACACTTTGTCGATGCTCTCCTCACCTTGAAGGATCAATATGACCTTAGTGAAGACACCATTATTGGACTACTTTGG GATATGATTACTGCTGGAATGGACACAACTGTCATAACTACAGAATGGGCCATGGCTGAGCTAGTTAGGAACCCAAGAGTGCAAGGGAAAGTTCAGGAGGAAATGGACCGTGTCATCGGTGAACGCATCATCACTGAAGCCGACTTCGCAAACCTCCCCTACCTGCAATGCGTGGTGAAGGAATCCCTCCGGCTACACCCCCCAACCCCTCTCATGCTCCCCCACAAGGCCACTGCCAATGTCAAGATTGGTGGGTATGATATCCCCAAGGGATCGAACGTGCATGTCAATGTTTGGGCCATTGCTCGTGATCCACAGATATGGAAAGATCCCATGGAATACCGGCCAGAGCGATTTGCTGAGGAAAATATCGACATTAAGGGTAGTGACTTCAGAGTGCTACCATTTGGTGCTGGCCGGCGGGTATGCCCAGGGGCTCAGCTAGGCATTAACTTGGTTGCTTCAATGCTGGGGCACCTCTTGCACCACTTCAAGTGGACACTGCCTGAGGGTGTCAAGCCAGAGGATGTCGACATGTCGGAGAACCCCGGGATGGTCACCTTCATGCATACTCCATTGCAGGCCATTGCCACACCGAGGCTGCCATCCCAGTTGTACAAGCATGTCCCTGTTGACATGTAA